The DNA sequence GCGCGTCCGCCACGGACTCACGCGGCACGGACTCGTTCGGCACCGGCTCGGCCACCGCCACCGGCTTCACATGCGTATCCGTATCCGTACCCGTACCCGTACCCGTGGCGTCGCCGCCCTCGCACCCACCCGGCAGACCCGGCAAGGAGTGCGCGTCCGGCGTCCGCTGCTGCGGTACGAGCGGGACGGGCCCGCGCAGCGCCGGCGGCTGGGGGCCGTGGAGGGCGCGCAGGACGGTCATCAGGGCGTCGGGCGTGGGACGGTCGTCGGGGTTCTTGGCCAGACACCGCTGGATCAGCGGCAGCAGTTCGTCCGGCACCCCCGCCAGATCCGCTTCGTCGTGCACCACCTGGTACGCCACGATGTACGGGCTGTCGGACTCGAACGGCCCCCGCCCGGTGGCCGCGTGCACCAGTACCGAGCCCAGCGCGAACACGTCCGCCGCCGGCCCCACCGCACGCGGCCGCTGGAACTGCTCCGGTGCCATGAACGGCGGGGTGCCGATCAACTTCCCGGTCTCGGTGCGCAGTTCACTGTCGGCCGGCCGTGAGATGCCGAAGTCGATGACCTTCGGACCGTCCGCCGCGAGCAGCACATTGCTCGGCTTGAGATCGCGGTGCACCACGCCCACCCGGTGGATGTCGCGCAGCGCCTCCGCGAGCCCCGCGGCCAGCCGCACCATCTCGTCCGGCGCCAACGGGCCGCTCCGCTTGACGTGTTCGGCGAGGGTGGGGCCGGGGATGTAGAGGGTGGCCATCCAGGGCCGCGCCCCCTCCGGGTCGGCATCCACCACGGGTGCCGTGAACGCGCCGCTGACCTGCCGGGCGGCCGCCACCTCCTGCCGGAACCGCGCCCGGAACTCGGGGTCTTCGGCGAACTCGGCATGGACGACCTTCACCGCGAGCCGCCGTCCCGAGGCCGAGCGGGCCAGATGGACCACGCCCATGCCACCGGATCCGAGGCGCGCCTCGAGCCGGTACTGCCCGGCGTATTCCGGATCCTCCGCTTCCGGGCCCGTTCCGGCTCTGCGCACCGGCGGCATGCCCCACCCCCGTGAATTCGGCCGCAGTCGCGACTCGGCGAGCCTAGTCGATGACACGTGCGAGCCTTGTTAGCCTCCGCATGTCATGTCACTTCACACGACATGTGCACAACTTCGGATAGAAGTTCAACGGGGGAGGGCCGCATGGCCATCGAAGAGATCGCGGAAACCGCCGACACCAGAGATACGACGGGCATCGCAGAGACCGCGGAGACCGCCGCCGCGGCGGTCACCTACCCGATCGCGCCCGGCTATCAGGTGAACGTCCGCAGCGGGCCCGGCACCAGCTACAAGATCGTCAAGGTGCTGCCGTACAACAGCCGTGTTCCCATCCGCTGCCAGCGGCGCGGCCAGAAGGTATCGGGGCCGTACGGCACCAGCGACATCTGGGACAGCATCGCGGCGGGTCAGTACGTCTCCGACGCGTATGTGAAGACCGGCAGCGACGGCTTCGTCACCACGCCCTGCGGCTGACCTGACCCACGGCCGGAGCGCACCCAGCGAACCCACGGCCGAAGCGCATCTGGCCCCCGGCGCGCCACGAGAGCGCGCGCCGGGGGCCAGTCGGCGGAACGGTGCGGTCGGCGGAAGGGTGCGATCCGCCCTATCCGCCGGAGTGGGCGTCGGTTACGCCAGGACCCGCTCCTCCCCGGCGGCGACATCACGCTTGACCACCGCGTTGTGCCGCTCGGTCCACGTGGCCAGCGCCATCTCGCAGGCGTGGTCCACATGGCGCAGTCCGGTCAGGTCCAGCTCCACCTCCCGCTCACGCGGCAGGGACTCCAGCTCGTCCAGCAGCTTGGGCAGCCGCAGGAAGGTCGCGTTGCCGCGCACCCGGACGTGCAGCGGCTTCTCGCCGTCCGTGTCCTCGCGCCCGGTGACCTCGACATGAACATGCGAGGTCTCCCAGGCCGTCTTGGCCACGGCCATCAGCAGACCGATGATCACACCCTCGAACATATTGGTGACCACGATCGCGCCGGCGGTGACGATCAGGATGATCGCCTCGCCCCGGTGGGTCCGCCACAGCGGCACCAGGTCCTTGGTCGGGATCAGCTTCCAGCCCGAGTGCACCAGCACACCGGCGAGCGTCGCCACCGGGATGATGCCCAGCGCCGAGGGGAAGACCACCGCGAAGACCAGCAGCCACACCCCGTGCAGCACTCGCGACGCCTTCGTCTTCGCACCGGCCTGCACATTGGCCGAGCTCCGCACGATCACCGCGGTCATCGGCAGCGCCCCGAGGACACCGCACACCGCGTTGCCCGCGCCCTGTGCCATCAGCTCCTTGTCGTAGTCGGTACGCGGCCCGTCGTGCAGCCGGTCCACGGCCGCGGCGCTGAACAGGCTCTCGGCGGAGGCGATCAGCGTGAACGCGAGCACGGTCCCGATGACGCCCACCTCGGCGAGGGCCTGGAATTCACTGCCGCCGGGCGGCTGGACGGCGTCCAGCAGGCCCTTGACCTCGACCCGGGCGATCGGCAGGTCGAAGATCGCGGTCACGGCCGTGGCGAGCGCGACCGCCGCCAGCGGGCCGGGCAGCACCTTGGCGCCCTGGCGGAAACGCGGCCACAGCACCAGGACGACGATGGTCCCGGCGCCCACGGCGACCGCCTTGAGGGCGTCCGCGGAACCGGCCACGTCCCCGATGAGCTCCGGAATGTGGAAGATTTTGTCCAGCCCGCTGCTCGGCGCCTTGGCGTCGGCCAGCGCGTACAGCTGTCCGGCGATCAGCACCAGGCCGATGCCGGCGAGCATGCCCTGCACCACGGCGACGGAGATCGCCCGGAACCAGCGGCCGAGCCCGAGTGCGCCCATGCCCAGTTGCAGCAGTCCGGAGATCAGGACGAGAACGCCGAGCGCGGCGACGCCGTATTCCTCCACGGCCTCGTATACGAGCACGGTCAGACCGGCGGCCGGGCCGGAGACCTGAAGGCTGCTGCCCGGCAGGAACCCGGTGACCAGCCCGCCGACGATGCCGGTGATCAGGCCGAGTTCGGCCGGCACACCCGAGGCCACCGCTACCCCCACACACAGGGGGACGGCGACGAGGAAGACGACGAGAGAAGCGGTGAAGTCGGCGCGGAATGTTCCGGCGCCGGATGAGCCTGAGGTGCCTCCGGCACCACGGAAACGGTCGAGAAGAGAGTTTCGCATGAGGGTTGCCTCCAGTGCGCCCCGTCACCGGCTCATGGGCAGGCGGGGGCACGGCATAGCGCTACGTCAGTGGGATCGATGGAATCGGTCGCTGGCGGTTGAGATCGCTTGCTGCGAAAAGCGTGAAAAGCGTTGGGCAACGCGTGAAAGGTGTGACACGGACCGCCGGGCTACGACGGTGTAGCTCTCAGCAGCGGAAGATCTGGAGGATGACGGGCAGTTCGCCCGATCTCGACACCGGAACGGCCTGCCGTGCGGTGATCGGTGTGGTGATGCCGGTACGCGGCACCGGAACACCGGCATCGCAACCGCACACGCATCCGTATTTGCCGGTCGGCGTGGGAGCGGTGAGCGGGGCCCGTCCACGGAGCCCCTTGCAGTCCTCCGCCCCGGTGTTGCCGTGCGCGGAGACCAAAGCTTCGT is a window from the Streptomyces luomodiensis genome containing:
- a CDS encoding SH3 domain-containing protein, producing the protein MAIEEIAETADTRDTTGIAETAETAAAAVTYPIAPGYQVNVRSGPGTSYKIVKVLPYNSRVPIRCQRRGQKVSGPYGTSDIWDSIAAGQYVSDAYVKTGSDGFVTTPCG
- a CDS encoding SulP family inorganic anion transporter, producing MRNSLLDRFRGAGGTSGSSGAGTFRADFTASLVVFLVAVPLCVGVAVASGVPAELGLITGIVGGLVTGFLPGSSLQVSGPAAGLTVLVYEAVEEYGVAALGVLVLISGLLQLGMGALGLGRWFRAISVAVVQGMLAGIGLVLIAGQLYALADAKAPSSGLDKIFHIPELIGDVAGSADALKAVAVGAGTIVVLVLWPRFRQGAKVLPGPLAAVALATAVTAIFDLPIARVEVKGLLDAVQPPGGSEFQALAEVGVIGTVLAFTLIASAESLFSAAAVDRLHDGPRTDYDKELMAQGAGNAVCGVLGALPMTAVIVRSSANVQAGAKTKASRVLHGVWLLVFAVVFPSALGIIPVATLAGVLVHSGWKLIPTKDLVPLWRTHRGEAIILIVTAGAIVVTNMFEGVIIGLLMAVAKTAWETSHVHVEVTGREDTDGEKPLHVRVRGNATFLRLPKLLDELESLPREREVELDLTGLRHVDHACEMALATWTERHNAVVKRDVAAGEERVLA